One genomic segment of Hevea brasiliensis isolate MT/VB/25A 57/8 chromosome 3, ASM3005281v1, whole genome shotgun sequence includes these proteins:
- the LOC110655304 gene encoding 29 kDa ribonucleoprotein, chloroplastic-like isoform X1 codes for MPTASASFLFLPFLNPKTLSLCNPNKLTSLFFVSPSSSSLRLHAKPISIPTSFFHSLGALRQPFSSRFVPNVAISSEYGQEEEVASDGDDPTFSPDLKLFVGNLPFSVDSAQLAGLFESARNVEMVECPFPLLLQSNWEKQRIWFCDPVNY; via the exons ATGCCTACTGCTTCAGCGTCTTTTCTGTTTCTCCCTTTTCTCAATCCTAAAACTCTCTCCCTTTGCAACCCCAACAAACTCACTTCTCTCTTTTTTGTCTCTCCCTCTTCCTCTTCTCTCAGGTTACATGCCAAGCCCATTTCAATCCCCACTTCATTTTTCCACTCCTTGGGAGCTCTCCGACAACCCTTTTCCTCTCGCTTCGTTCCCAACGTTGCTATTTCTTCTGAGTACGGACAAGAAGAGGAGGTCGCGAGCGACGGAGATGATCCCACTTTCTCTCCCGACCTCAAATTGTTTGTGGGTAATCTTCCCTTCAGCGTTGACAGTGCCCAGCTTGCTGGCTTGTTTGAAAGCGCTAGAAATGTTGAGATggttgag TGCCCTTTTCCCCTCCTTTTACAAAGTAACTGGGAGAAGCAGAGGATTTGGTTTTGTGACCCTGTCAACTACTGA
- the LOC110655304 gene encoding 29 kDa ribonucleoprotein, chloroplastic-like isoform X2 has translation MPTASASFLFLPFLNPKTLSLCNPNKLTSLFFVSPSSSSLRLHAKPISIPTSFFHSLGALRQPFSSRFVPNVAISSEYGQEEEVASDGDDPTFSPDLKLFVGNLPFSVDSAQLAGLFESARNVEMVE, from the exons ATGCCTACTGCTTCAGCGTCTTTTCTGTTTCTCCCTTTTCTCAATCCTAAAACTCTCTCCCTTTGCAACCCCAACAAACTCACTTCTCTCTTTTTTGTCTCTCCCTCTTCCTCTTCTCTCAGGTTACATGCCAAGCCCATTTCAATCCCCACTTCATTTTTCCACTCCTTGGGAGCTCTCCGACAACCCTTTTCCTCTCGCTTCGTTCCCAACGTTGCTATTTCTTCTGAGTACGGACAAGAAGAGGAGGTCGCGAGCGACGGAGATGATCCCACTTTCTCTCCCGACCTCAAATTGTTTGTGGGTAATCTTCCCTTCAGCGTTGACAGTGCCCAGCTTGCTGGCTTGTTTGAAAGCGCTAGAAATGTTGAGATggttgag TAA
- the LOC110655303 gene encoding pentatricopeptide repeat-containing protein At2g37230-like — protein MASLTLSKSYRARAYHIIPRLSLPYFLSPLHFCTLTQDTISSVTEIPPPIPQPQSETESPNAAPENQKHQRILRGERPDPEKLEDIICRMMASRAWTTRLQNTIRDLVPEFDHSLVYNVLHGARNSEHALQFFRWVERAGLFRHDRGTHMKIIEILGRVSKLNHARCILLDMPKNGVEWDEDMFVVLIESYGKAGIVQEAVKIFQKMNELGVERSVKSYDTLFKVILRRGRYMMAKRFFNKMLSEGIEPTRHTYNIMLWGFFLSSRLETAMRFYEDMKTREISPDVVTYNTMINGYYRFRKMEEAEKLFVEMKGKNIAPTVISYTTMIKGYVSVDRVDDGLRLIEEMKSVGIKPNAHTYLALLPGLCNAGNMTEAKEILKEMVGRHLAPKDNSIFISLLSSQCKAGDLRAAEDVLKAMIRLSIPTEAGHYGVLIENFCEAEEYDRAVKLLDKLIEKEIILRPQNTFEMGSGAYNSMIEYLCGHGQTGKAEIFFRQLMKKGVQDPNAFNNLIRGHSKEGSPDSAFEIIKIMARRGVPRDADAYMLLIESYLRKGEPAEAKTALDAMIEEGHVPDSSVFRSVMESLFEDGRVQTASRVMKSMVEKGVKENMDLVAKILEALLMRGHVEEALGRIELLMHSGCHVNFDDLLSVLSEKGKTIAAVKLLDFASERDFNVEFKSCDKVLDALLAAGKTLNAYSILCKIMEKGGVTDWSSCEDLIKSLNQEGNTKQADILSRMIKGWEKSRENKKGKKQSSLAF, from the coding sequence ATGGCTTCTTTAACCCTCTCTAAATCCTACAGAGCTCGGGCTTATCACATTATTCCGAGACTTTCACTCCCCTATTTCCTCAGTCCCCTCCATTTCTGCACTTTAACCCAAGATACAATCTCCTCTGTCACAGAAATCCCGCCACCTATTCCACAACCCCAATCCGAAACCGAGTCTCCAAATGCTGCTCCAGAGAATCAAAAACACCAGCGTATCCTGCGAGGTGAGCGTCCGGACCCTGAAAAATTGGAGGATATAATATGCAGAATGATGGCTAGTCGAGCCTGGACGACGCGGTTGCAGAACACAATCCGGGATTTGGTTCCCGAATTTGACCACTCTTTAGTCTATAATGTTCTGCACGGTGCTCGTAACTCTGAGCACGCCCTCCAGTTCTTCAGGTGGGTTGAGCGGGCTGGGTTGTTTCGGCACGACCGTGGGACCCATATGAAGATTATTGAGATTTTGGGTCGAGTTTCGAAGCTCAATCACGCTCGTTGTATTCTCTTGGATATGCCAAAGAATGGGGTTGAGTGGGATGAGGATATGTTTGTAGTGCTTATTGAGAGTTATGGTAAGGCTGGGATAGTTCAAGAAGCTGTTAAGATATTTCAGAAAATGAATGAATTGGGTGTGGAGAGGTCAGTTAAGAGTTATGATACTTTGTTTAAGGTGATCTTGAGGAGAGGGAGATATATGATGGCTAAGAGGTTTTTTAATAAGATGCTGAGTGAAGGGATTGAGCCAACTAGGCACACTTACAATATTATGCTTTGGGGTTTCTTCTTGTCATCCAGGTTGGAAACAGCAATGaggttttatgaggatatgaagaCTAGGGAGATATCCCCTGATGTGGTTACTTATAATACAATGATCAATGGGTATTATAGATTTCGAAAGATGGAGGAGGCAGAGAAGTTGTTTGTGGAGATGAAGGGGAAAAACATAGCTCCTACAGTTATTAGTTATACGACTATGATTAAAGGGTATGTTTCTGTAGATAGAGTGGATGATGGGCTAAGATTGATTGAGGAGATGAAGTCAGTTGGTATTAAGCCTAATGCTCACACTTATTTGGCTTTGTTGCCGGGGCTTTGTAATGCTGGGAATATGACAGAGGCAAAAGAGATTTTGAAGGAGATGGTAgggaggcatcttgctcctaagGATAATTCCATCTTTATAAGTTTGTTATCTAGCCAGTGCAAGGCTGGAGATTTGAGAGCTGCTGAGGATGTGCTGAAGGCAATGATACGATTGAGCATCCCGACAGAGGCTGGCCATTATGGTGTCTTGATAGAAAATTTTTGTGAGGCTGAGGAGTATGATCGGGCAGTAAAATTGTTGGATAAGTTAATTGAGAAGGAAATTATTTTGAGGCCACAGAATACTTTTGAAATGGGGTCTGGTGCTTATAACTCTATGATTGAGTATCTGTGTGGTCATGGGCAAACAGGAAAAGCAGAAATCTTTTTCCGGCAGTTGATGAAAAAGGGTGTTCAGGACCCAAatgcctttaataatttgatccgtGGGCATTCAAAAGAAGGGTCTCCTGATTCTGCCTTTGAAATTATAAAGATCATGGCTAGGAGAGGGGTCCCTCGAGATGCAGATGCATACATGTTGCTTATTGAAAGCTACCTTAGGAAAGGTGAGCCAGCTGAAGCCAAAACAGCTTTGGATGCTATGATTGAAGAAGGGCATGTCCCAGATTCATCAGTATTTAGGTCAGTGATGGAGAGTCTGTTTGAAGATGGGAGGGTTCAAACTGCTAGCCGTGTTATGAAGAGTATGGTGGAGAAGGGGGTGAAGGAGAATATGGACTTGGTAGCTAAGATTTTGGAAGCTCTCCTTATGAGAGGTCATGTTGAGGAAGCCCTTGGACGAATTGAGCTACTCATGCATAGTGGGTGTCATGTTAATTTTGATGATCTTCTGTCTGTTCTTAGTGAGAAAGGCAAGACAATTGCTGCTGTTAAGTTGTTAGACTTTGCATCAGAGAGGGACTTTAATGTAGAATTTAAAAGCTGTGATAAAGTGTTGGATGCTCTCTTAGCTGCAGGGAAGACCCTTAATGCATATTCAATACTGTGTAAAATCATGGAGAAAGGAGGGGTTACAGATTGGAGTAGCTGTGAGGATTTGATTAAAAGCCTTAATCAGGAGGGGAACACAAAGCAGGCTGATATTCTCTCAAGAATGATAAAGGGATGGGAGAAATCTCGTGAAAACAAGAAAGGAAAGAAACAATCTTCTTTAGCATTTTAA